A single region of the Ficedula albicollis isolate OC2 chromosome 11, FicAlb1.5, whole genome shotgun sequence genome encodes:
- the LRP3 gene encoding low-density lipoprotein receptor-related protein 3: MRVNLFLTGKIESAVTSLAACSGELEQHTERRGVIYSPSWPSNYPPAINCSWYIQGDHGDMITISFKNFDLEDSQKCAVDWLMIGPSSKREEYKVCGSSIPPSFISARDHVWIFFHSDASSSGQAQGFRLSYIRGKIGQSVCQSDEFRCANGKCIPSTWKCNSMDECGDNSDERNCTVPPTDPPSSICPSGMFQCSAAHSTKCLMNELRCNSVKDCGDGSDEDNCPDLSCGKRLGNFYGSFASPDLFRADHSRSDLRCTWYVDTQDNRHVLLQLDLQLGYNDYVKVYDGIGERGDKLMQTFSHHNNRHSVSVESSKGQLTVSYHARSKSTGHGFNATYQVKGYCLPWEHPCGSDEECFTDKQHCDGWWHCPNGKDEENCPACQKNEYPCEGNSGLCYSILDRCNNQKNCPDGSDEKNCFTCQPGNFHCGTNLCIFETWRCDGQEDCQDGSDERNCLVVVPRKVITAALIGSLVCGLLLVIALGCAFKLYSLRTREYRAFETQMTRLEAEFVRREAPPSYGQLIAQGLIPPVEDFPVYNASQASVLQNIRTAMRRQMRRHSSRRSASRRRLGSCIPFPIWSRLFHRPRGRGQIPLLTPARASQTTLGDGILSTAAGTAGTAPPSPEGPGLEANGQARGPAEAGCSSSQPETEITEPAPSNLCQPNTCTAAHAEPQAGHANKSLSADSDRELKQSSKVDPGKAFRDPLSESVTETIHGGSVSRRTVPEDSSLSGSHPLSEDPCRLPLKMWESGYPDSSMNVHIQVNGQNQCCPNSHQEEPLGVHAACCHSVEVPMLQSSTSLSENNTSDDESLLVC; this comes from the exons TTTTAAGAACTTTGATTTGGAAGACTCTCAGAAGTGTGCAGTAGACTGGTTGATGATTGGCCCATCTTCCAAGAGGGAGGAGTACAAAGTGTGTGGATCTTCCATACCTCCATCTTTCATCTCTGCAAGGGACCATGTGTGGATATTTTTTCACTCAGATGCATCAAGCTCAGGACAGGCTCAGGGATTTCGCCTTTCTTATATTAGAG GAAAGATAGGTCAGTCTGTGTGCCAGTCAGATGAATTCCGTTGTGCAAATGGGAAGTGTATTCCCAGTACTTGGAAGTGTAACTCCATGGATGAGTGTGGTGATAATTCAGATGAGAGAAATTGCACTGTCCCTCCAACAGACCCTCCATCCAGCATCTGTCCCTCAGGAATGTTTCAATGCAGCGCAGCCCACTCCACCAAATGCCTGATGAACGAGCTGAGATGTAATTCAGTTAAAGACTGTGGTGATGGTTCAGATGAAGATAATTGTCCTGATCTTTCCTGTGGCAAAAGGCTGGGTAATTTTTATGGATCTTTTGCTTCCCCAGACTTATTCCGTGCTGATCACAGCAGGTCAGACCTTCGTTGCACATGGTATGTGGACACGCAGGACAATCGGCACGTTCTGCTGCAGCTCGATCTGCAGCTGGGCTACAATGACTATGTAAAGGTGTACGATGGCATTGGGGAGAGAGGTGATAAATTAATGCAGACGTTTTCACACCACAACAACAGGCACTCGGTGAGTGTGGAGTCGTCAAAGGGTCAGCTCACTGTCTCCTATCATGCCCGCTCCAAGAGCACTGGCCATGGGTTCAATGCAACCTATCAGGTGAAAGGCTACTGCCTTCCTTGGGAGCACCCTTGTGGAAGTGATGAGGAGTGTTTCACAGATAAGCAGCATTGTGATGGCTGGTGGCATTGTCCAAATGGCAAGGACGAGGAGAACTGTCCTGCTTGCCAGAAGAATGAATACCCATGTGAAGGAAACAGTGGGCTTTGTTACTCAATACTTGACCGTTGTAATAACCAGAAGAACTGTCCAGATGGCTCAGATGAAAAAAACTGCTTTACTTGCCAGCCAGGAAATTTCCATTGTGGGACAAACCTGTGCATCTTTGAGACTTGGCGCTGTGATGGCCAAGAAGACTGCCAGGATGGAAGTGATGAACGTAACTGCCTGGTGGTTGTTCCCAGGAAGGTCATCACAGCTGCTCTCATTGGGAGTCTCGTGTGTGGCTTGCTGCTGGTGATAGCACTGGGCTGtgcatttaaattatattctctGAGGACTAGGGAATACAG AGCATTTGAGACTCAGATGACGCGGCTGGAGGCAGAGTTTGTGCGGCGGGAAGCTCCACCCTCCTATGGACAGCTGATTGCACAAGGACTCATCCCCCCAGTCGAAGACTTCCCTGTGTACAATGCATCACAA GCGTCGGTGCTGCAGAACATCCGCACGGCCATGCGGCGGCAGATGCGGCGCCACTCGTCGCGGCGCAGCGCGTCCCGGCGCCGCCTGGGCT CCTGCATTCCCTTCCCCATCTGGAGCAGGCTCTTCCACAGGCCTCGAGGGAGAGGGCAGATCCCCCTGCTGACCCCTGCCCGCGCCTCACAGACTACTCTGGGGGATGGcatcctcagcactgctgctggcaccgCTGGCACCGCTCCACCCTCCCCAGAAGGACCTGGCTTAGAGGCAAATGGCCAAGCCAGGGGCCCAGCAGAAGCTGGATGTAGCAGCTCGCAGCCAGAGACTGAAATTACAGAGCCAGCGCCTTCCAACCTCTGCCAGCCAAAtacctgcacagcagcacatgcagagccccaggctggaCACGCCAACAAATCTTTAAGTGCTGACTCTGACAGAGAGCTTAAGCAGTCCAGTAAAGTAGATCCAGGAAAGGCTTTCAGAGATCCTTTATCTGAAAGTGTTACAGAAACGATCCATGGAGGGTCAGTATCCAGGAGGACTGTCCCAGAGGACAGTAGTTTAAGTGGAAGTCATCCACTGAGTGAAGATCCGTGTAGATTACCCTTAAAAATGTGGGAATCTGGTTATCCAGACAGCTCTATGAATGTTCATATCCAAGTGAATGGACAAAACCAATGTTGCCCTAACTCACACCAGGAGGAGCCTTTGGGTGTTCATGCAGCTTGTTGCCATTCTGTGGAAGTGCCAATGTTACAGTCATCTACTTCCCTCTCTGAAAACAATACCAGTGATGATGAATCTTTACTTGTTTGCtaa